From the Aquitalea magnusonii genome, one window contains:
- a CDS encoding NYN domain-containing protein, whose protein sequence is MENRKLAVLIDADNAQASLTAELLAEVAKYGTAIVKRAYGDWTTSQLKSWKEVLHKHAIHPIQQFAYTSGKNSTDSALIIDAMDLLYTGNFDGFCLVSSDSDFTRLATRLREGGLTVIGIGEKSKTPRPFIAACDKFVFTEILRPEKAQEETGSNDKPKTRSTRQSKSKPAAPKEVHPLQAMFTSAIDAVARESGWAELSAVGSYIAKNDPSFDPRNYGHSRLSQMVKKLDFLTVQEQRNGSKLHSEIRLKEAEGGETQPVAVNSPAPACVAEAPLAASPSTPRKKRTPRKKADSPVAKG, encoded by the coding sequence CGCCGAATTGCTGGCCGAGGTGGCCAAGTACGGCACCGCCATCGTCAAGCGCGCCTATGGCGACTGGACCACATCCCAGCTCAAAAGCTGGAAAGAGGTATTGCATAAGCATGCCATCCATCCCATCCAGCAATTTGCTTACACCAGTGGCAAGAACTCCACCGACTCGGCCCTCATCATCGACGCCATGGACTTGCTGTACACCGGCAACTTCGATGGCTTCTGTCTGGTGTCGTCCGATAGCGATTTCACCCGGCTGGCCACCCGCCTGCGTGAAGGCGGGCTGACCGTCATCGGCATCGGCGAAAAATCCAAAACGCCACGGCCCTTCATTGCCGCCTGCGACAAGTTTGTATTTACCGAAATCCTGCGCCCGGAAAAAGCACAGGAAGAAACCGGCAGCAACGACAAACCCAAAACGCGCAGCACCCGCCAGAGCAAGAGCAAACCGGCGGCGCCCAAGGAAGTCCACCCGCTGCAGGCCATGTTCACCTCGGCCATCGACGCGGTGGCGCGCGAAAGCGGCTGGGCCGAACTATCCGCGGTCGGCTCTTATATTGCCAAGAACGACCCCTCGTTCGACCCGCGTAATTACGGCCATTCCCGGCTATCGCAAATGGTGAAGAAACTGGACTTTCTCACGGTGCAGGAGCAACGCAACGGCTCCAAGCTGCACAGTGAAATCCGCCTGAAAGAGGCAGAGGGCGGCGAAACCCAACCGGTGGCCGTCAACAGTCCGGCCCCCGCCTGCGTGGCAGAAGCGCCGCTTGCCGCCAGCCCCAGCACGCCACGCAAGAAACGTACCCCGCGCAAGAAAGCCGACAGCCCGGTGGCCAAGGGCTGA
- a CDS encoding GNAT family N-acetyltransferase, producing MQIRDAKLEDLAVILDIYNEVIATSTAIYNDDPLNPGEFAVWFQDRLAAGYPVLVAEDQGAILGFSSFGDFRPRPGFRFTVEHSVHLTPAARGKGIGSALVSALFPRAQALGKHTMLGAVDAANEGSIRFHEKLGFIKVGVLPQVGFKFGRWLDLVYMQKFIDDSNSEGPANA from the coding sequence ATGCAGATTCGTGATGCCAAACTGGAAGACCTCGCCGTTATTCTGGATATCTACAACGAGGTGATTGCCACCTCCACCGCCATCTACAATGATGACCCGCTCAATCCGGGCGAATTTGCCGTCTGGTTCCAGGACCGGCTGGCAGCAGGCTACCCGGTGCTGGTGGCAGAAGATCAGGGCGCGATTCTGGGCTTTTCCAGCTTTGGCGATTTCCGCCCGCGCCCCGGTTTTCGCTTTACCGTGGAGCACAGCGTACACCTGACACCGGCAGCGCGCGGCAAGGGCATTGGCAGCGCGCTGGTCAGCGCCCTGTTTCCGCGGGCGCAGGCGCTGGGCAAGCACACCATGCTGGGTGCGGTGGATGCCGCCAATGAAGGCTCGATCCGCTTTCACGAGAAACTGGGCTTCATCAAGGTGGGCGTGCTGCCGCAGGTGGGCTTCAAGTTTGGCCGCTGGCTGGACCTGGTCTACATGCAGAAATTCATCGACGACAGCAACAGCGAAGGCCCGGCCAACGCCTGA
- the pyrI gene encoding aspartate carbamoyltransferase regulatory subunit — protein sequence MQYTRTVEALKQGTVIDHIPAGQGVNILRLFKLAETGERITVGLNLSSRHMGAKDIIKVENVALTEEQANELALFAPKATVNVIDNFEVVKKHKLELPESIEGIFACPNSNCISHAEPVKSFFSVRAHAKDIKMKCKYCEKVFSKDIVAVVR from the coding sequence ATGCAATACACCCGTACCGTCGAAGCCCTGAAGCAAGGCACCGTCATCGACCACATCCCGGCCGGGCAGGGCGTCAACATCCTGCGTCTGTTCAAGCTGGCCGAAACCGGCGAGCGCATTACCGTGGGCCTGAACCTGTCCTCGCGCCACATGGGGGCCAAGGACATCATCAAGGTGGAAAACGTGGCGCTGACCGAAGAGCAGGCCAACGAACTGGCCCTGTTTGCGCCCAAGGCCACGGTGAATGTGATCGACAACTTCGAAGTGGTGAAGAAGCACAAGCTGGAACTGCCGGAAAGCATTGAAGGCATTTTTGCCTGCCCCAACTCCAACTGCATTTCACATGCCGAACCGGTGAAGAGCTTTTTCTCCGTGCGTGCGCACGCCAAGGACATCAAAATGAAATGCAAGTATTGCGAAAAGGTGTTCAGTAAGGATATTGTTGCAGTCGTGCGCTAA
- the pyrB gene encoding aspartate carbamoyltransferase, with product MANPLYRKHIISIPDFSREELELVVETAGKLKRHPRNDLLQGKLVGSCFFEPSTRTRLSFETAVQRLGGDIIGFADGGNTSAKKGETLADSIKIISSYADAVVMRHPKEGAARLASEFSSVPVINGGDGSNQHPTQTLLDLFTIRETQGTLENLTIAFVGDLKYGRTVHSLTQALSLFGARFYFVAPEQLAMPDYICEELDEKGIEYTLVDSLDDVIPLVDIMYMTRVQRERFDEAEFKKIQGQFVLRADMLKSARTNMKVMHPLPRVDEITVDVDATPHAYYFEQARNGVFARQALLSLVLNETV from the coding sequence ATGGCAAACCCGCTCTATCGGAAACATATCATTTCCATCCCCGATTTTTCACGAGAGGAGCTAGAGCTCGTGGTGGAAACGGCGGGCAAGCTTAAACGCCACCCGCGCAACGACCTGCTGCAAGGCAAGCTGGTGGGTAGCTGTTTCTTCGAGCCGTCCACCCGCACCCGCCTGTCGTTCGAAACCGCGGTACAGCGCCTGGGTGGCGACATCATCGGCTTTGCCGACGGTGGCAATACCAGTGCCAAGAAGGGTGAAACCCTGGCCGACTCCATCAAGATCATCAGCTCCTATGCCGATGCCGTGGTGATGCGCCACCCCAAGGAAGGCGCGGCGCGGCTGGCCAGCGAGTTCTCCAGCGTACCGGTGATCAACGGTGGCGACGGCTCCAACCAGCACCCCACGCAAACCCTGCTGGACCTGTTCACCATCCGTGAAACCCAGGGCACGCTGGAAAACCTCACCATCGCCTTTGTCGGCGACCTCAAATACGGCCGCACCGTGCATTCGCTCACCCAGGCACTGTCGCTGTTTGGCGCGCGTTTCTACTTTGTCGCGCCAGAGCAATTGGCCATGCCGGACTACATCTGCGAAGAGCTGGACGAGAAGGGCATTGAATACACCCTGGTGGACAGCCTGGACGATGTGATTCCGCTGGTGGACATCATGTACATGACCCGCGTGCAGCGTGAGCGCTTTGACGAAGCCGAGTTCAAGAAAATCCAGGGCCAGTTTGTGCTGCGTGCCGACATGCTCAAGAGCGCACGCACCAATATGAAGGTGATGCACCCGCTGCCGCGCGTGGATGAAATCACCGTGGATGTGGATGCCACCCCGCATGCCTATTACTTCGAGCAGGCCAGGAACGGTGTGTTTGCCCGTCAGGCACTGTTGTCGCTGGTATTGAACGAAACCGTCTAA
- a CDS encoding LysE family translocator produces the protein MLLVVTPGAGTLSVWRAYGGGGWRHAAWALLGLMLGDMLLIALSALGMAALLAAHPAWFDLLRYGGAAYLIWLGCRCWPMAGARPVTSSRSAPHALWRSWLVTVGNPKALVFFMAFFPQFLSPPQPVLAGFLQLGAVFCLCNLLYLSGMLWLGSRMYCRLARPIPAGWGQRACGLMYVLLGLRMWWQRPLS, from the coding sequence ATGCTGCTGGTGGTAACACCAGGCGCGGGTACACTCAGCGTATGGCGTGCTTACGGTGGCGGTGGCTGGCGTCATGCCGCCTGGGCCTTACTTGGCCTGATGCTGGGCGATATGTTGTTGATAGCCTTGTCGGCACTGGGTATGGCCGCATTACTGGCTGCCCATCCTGCCTGGTTTGATCTGCTGCGTTACGGTGGTGCGGCCTATCTGATCTGGCTGGGCTGCCGTTGCTGGCCGATGGCAGGGGCAAGGCCGGTGACATCATCACGATCCGCCCCGCATGCCTTATGGCGTAGCTGGCTGGTAACGGTGGGCAATCCCAAGGCCTTGGTGTTTTTCATGGCATTTTTCCCGCAATTTCTGTCTCCCCCACAGCCGGTATTGGCTGGTTTCCTGCAACTGGGTGCGGTGTTTTGCCTGTGCAATCTGCTGTATCTGAGCGGCATGTTATGGCTGGGGAGCCGAATGTATTGCCGCCTGGCCAGGCCAATACCAGCCGGCTGGGGGCAGCGTGCCTGCGGGCTGATGTATGTGCTGCTGGGCTTGCGCATGTGGTGGCAGCGCCCGCTGAGCTGA
- a CDS encoding methyl-accepting chemotaxis protein, with translation MAREKWGHLSTRIIVVAAAAIAVGFAVMIGLIAWQSYSAAVDVGYKLASEQASSYAKDAESDFDKGFTLPHHLADAILGIKRVGAPDRKHVDNMIQQLLDSAPQSVGLWMLWEPNAFDGNDNAFRLDWPRHDPTGRYQPYITRNAQGKAQMDVMMSADRVKEFPKFKDHPETYQPDYEKTGWGDFYYVPKQRGRDTITEPYPYEVQGKMVLESSLAVVMKDASGKMLGVSATDVALDQLQKRFGAIRLNDTGYVRMVSEGGLYVVTAKTELLGKPVPKEDALSSHLEQIKKGESFIYEDSGFTHFFRPVKVGNTGQFWSLGVSIPTAAITADAKKQCLTAILIGVVALVMILLVLTAVVRALTRPLNQLADTMDQLASGRGDLTVRMQIANRDEIGRTADAFNRFIGSLRDMFVEVRQQSHEVSVAAASLADSAIQVQQASSSQSDAASATAAGVEQVTVSVHHIADTAEEAEHTARETGELTAQSVATVTRITGEIERMTNSMQALAERMNGLGERSEEVSTIVRVIKDIADQTNLLALNAAIEAARAGEMGRGFAVVADEVRNLAGRTAEATVQITRIVNAIGSETRDAVEDVKNSRDQVNLSVAIAAEANEAMNTVLGRSQGLVASIVDIAASTREQSSASQEIAQNVERISAMAQSNSDVVQQVSDSVSQLRELSANLENLVSNFKL, from the coding sequence ATGGCAAGGGAAAAATGGGGTCATCTGAGTACGCGCATCATCGTGGTGGCTGCTGCAGCCATTGCGGTGGGTTTTGCCGTGATGATTGGGCTGATTGCCTGGCAGAGCTATTCGGCTGCGGTGGATGTCGGCTACAAGCTGGCCTCGGAGCAGGCCAGCAGCTATGCCAAGGATGCCGAAAGCGATTTCGACAAGGGTTTCACCCTGCCGCACCATCTGGCGGATGCCATCCTTGGCATCAAGCGGGTTGGTGCGCCTGACCGCAAGCATGTTGACAACATGATCCAGCAACTGCTGGACTCCGCACCGCAATCGGTCGGCCTGTGGATGTTGTGGGAGCCGAATGCCTTCGATGGCAACGACAATGCCTTCCGTCTGGACTGGCCGCGACATGACCCGACCGGACGCTACCAGCCCTATATCACCAGGAATGCCCAGGGCAAGGCCCAGATGGACGTGATGATGTCGGCCGACCGGGTGAAGGAATTCCCCAAGTTCAAGGATCATCCGGAAACCTACCAGCCGGACTACGAAAAAACCGGCTGGGGTGATTTTTACTACGTACCCAAGCAGCGCGGCCGTGACACCATTACCGAGCCCTATCCTTACGAAGTACAGGGCAAGATGGTGCTGGAAAGCTCGCTGGCCGTGGTGATGAAGGATGCCTCCGGCAAGATGCTGGGCGTATCCGCCACCGATGTGGCGCTGGACCAGCTGCAAAAGCGCTTTGGGGCCATCCGCCTGAATGACACCGGCTATGTGCGCATGGTGTCCGAGGGCGGACTGTATGTGGTTACTGCCAAGACCGAGCTGCTGGGCAAGCCGGTGCCCAAGGAAGATGCACTCTCATCGCATCTGGAGCAGATCAAGAAGGGTGAATCCTTCATCTATGAAGACAGTGGCTTCACCCATTTCTTCCGCCCGGTGAAGGTGGGAAATACCGGTCAGTTCTGGTCGCTTGGCGTGTCCATTCCCACCGCGGCCATTACCGCCGATGCGAAAAAACAGTGCCTGACGGCCATCCTGATTGGGGTGGTGGCGCTGGTGATGATTCTGCTGGTGCTGACTGCGGTGGTGCGGGCGCTGACCCGGCCGCTCAACCAGTTGGCCGATACCATGGACCAACTGGCCTCCGGACGTGGCGACTTGACCGTGCGCATGCAGATTGCCAATCGTGACGAAATCGGCCGCACTGCCGATGCCTTCAACCGCTTCATTGGTAGCCTGCGCGACATGTTTGTCGAAGTGCGTCAGCAAAGCCATGAAGTCAGCGTGGCAGCTGCCAGCCTGGCGGATTCTGCCATTCAGGTACAGCAGGCCTCCTCCAGCCAGTCCGACGCCGCCAGTGCCACCGCAGCCGGGGTGGAGCAGGTGACGGTGAGCGTGCATCACATTGCCGATACCGCCGAGGAAGCCGAACACACCGCGCGGGAGACTGGCGAACTGACCGCACAAAGCGTGGCCACGGTGACGCGCATTACCGGCGAAATCGAGCGCATGACCAACAGCATGCAGGCACTGGCCGAGCGCATGAATGGCCTGGGTGAGCGTTCGGAAGAGGTCAGCACCATTGTGCGGGTGATCAAGGATATTGCCGATCAGACCAATCTGCTGGCGCTTAATGCTGCCATCGAGGCGGCGCGTGCCGGTGAAATGGGACGCGGCTTTGCGGTGGTGGCCGACGAGGTGCGCAACCTGGCTGGCCGGACTGCCGAGGCCACGGTGCAGATTACCCGCATCGTCAATGCCATTGGCAGCGAAACACGTGATGCGGTAGAGGACGTGAAAAACAGCCGTGACCAGGTCAATCTGAGCGTGGCCATTGCAGCAGAGGCCAATGAGGCGATGAACACGGTATTGGGCCGCAGCCAGGGCCTGGTGGCCAGCATTGTGGATATTGCCGCCTCTACCCGCGAACAGTCCTCGGCCAGCCAGGAAATCGCCCAGAACGTGGAACGCATCAGCGCCATGGCCCAGAGCAATAGCGATGTGGTGCAGCAGGTGTCCGATTCGGTGTCTCAACTGCGCGAACTGTCGGCCAATCTGGAAAACCTGGTCAGCAACTTCAAGCTGTAG
- a CDS encoding YkgJ family cysteine cluster protein — protein MECRLHCGACCIAPSISSPIPGMPQGKPAGIRCIQLDANNLCLLFGPPDRPAVCSGLQPAAEMCGESNSHAMQWLTELEANTAP, from the coding sequence ATGGAATGCCGCCTTCACTGCGGTGCCTGTTGCATCGCACCTTCCATTTCCTCTCCGATTCCGGGCATGCCCCAAGGCAAGCCCGCCGGCATCCGTTGCATCCAGCTGGATGCAAACAACCTGTGCCTGTTGTTTGGCCCCCCGGACCGGCCTGCGGTTTGCTCCGGTCTGCAGCCTGCTGCCGAAATGTGCGGTGAAAGCAACAGTCATGCTATGCAGTGGCTGACAGAATTGGAAGCCAACACTGCACCTTAA
- a CDS encoding HD-GYP domain-containing protein, with protein sequence MIKCIDVSDLKVGMYIHDLNCDWMSHPFLLKRFLVKDESAIHKIADAGIHEVYIDTEKGLDLPHAPTVSEVKHKLEQEIIDLASREAPAERQVDAAAEFGRAQLIHNEANLIVRNILQDVRLGKQVQLEMVEPSIERMTSSILRNGGALLSLCRIKDKDNYTFQHSVSVGALMVSFCKAMNMSREVIHHAGIGGMLHDIGKMKVPDSILNKPGKLTEQEFAVMKCHVVESKQILLATQGISDTAVKVAAQHHERHDGSGYPEGLKGEEISQLGQMAAIVDVYDALTSDRCYHKGMPPTDALRKIFEWSKFHFNPVLVQAFMRCIGIYPIGTLVRLESGKLGVVIEQNDNNLVSPKVKVFFSTKSNAYIPPEVVDLSRGMGAGGGDKIVSHEAPGKWRIDPLRFL encoded by the coding sequence ATGATCAAGTGCATCGACGTGTCCGACCTCAAGGTTGGCATGTACATCCACGACCTGAATTGCGACTGGATGTCACATCCGTTTTTGCTGAAACGCTTTCTGGTCAAGGATGAAAGCGCCATTCACAAGATCGCCGATGCCGGCATCCACGAGGTATACATCGATACCGAAAAAGGCCTGGACCTACCCCATGCTCCCACTGTTTCCGAAGTCAAACACAAGCTGGAACAGGAAATCATCGACCTGGCCAGCCGTGAGGCCCCGGCGGAACGGCAGGTGGATGCGGCGGCGGAATTTGGCCGTGCCCAGCTGATTCACAATGAAGCCAACCTGATCGTGCGCAACATCCTGCAGGATGTGCGGCTGGGCAAGCAGGTGCAGTTGGAAATGGTGGAACCGTCGATCGAAAGAATGACCAGTTCCATCCTGCGCAATGGAGGGGCTTTGCTGTCGCTGTGCCGCATCAAGGACAAGGACAACTACACCTTCCAGCACTCGGTCAGCGTGGGTGCGCTGATGGTGAGCTTTTGCAAGGCCATGAACATGAGCCGCGAGGTGATTCACCATGCCGGCATCGGTGGCATGCTGCACGACATCGGCAAGATGAAGGTGCCGGACAGCATCCTCAACAAGCCGGGCAAGCTGACCGAGCAGGAATTCGCGGTGATGAAATGCCATGTGGTGGAAAGCAAGCAGATTCTGCTGGCCACCCAGGGCATCTCCGACACCGCGGTCAAGGTGGCCGCCCAGCATCACGAGCGCCACGATGGCAGTGGTTATCCGGAGGGGCTGAAAGGCGAGGAAATCTCGCAACTGGGCCAGATGGCGGCCATTGTCGATGTCTACGATGCGCTCACCTCGGACCGCTGCTATCACAAGGGCATGCCGCCGACCGATGCCCTGCGCAAGATTTTCGAGTGGTCCAAGTTCCACTTCAATCCGGTGCTGGTACAAGCCTTCATGCGCTGTATCGGCATCTACCCCATCGGCACCCTGGTCCGTCTGGAAAGCGGCAAGCTTGGGGTGGTGATCGAACAGAATGACAATAATCTGGTATCACCCAAGGTGAAGGTGTTCTTCAGCACCAAGAGCAATGCCTATATCCCGCCGGAAGTGGTGGATCTGTCGCGCGGCATGGGGGCTGGCGGTGGCGACAAGATTGTCAGCCACGAAGCGCCGGGCAAGTGGCGCATTGATCCGCTGCGTTTTCTCTGA